The stretch of DNA AGATGTATTCGTAGGAGCCCAAGGTGAACTGCTCCGGCCAGACGAAGAACGCGCGCCGGGTGATTTCCGCTTCATTGGCGAAGGACCCGGCGATCACGTAGATGAACGGCAGCAGGGTGATGATGCCGATCAGGGACAGGAAGACGTAGTTGGCGGCGTCGAAGACCCGCCCGCCGGTGGTGTTGTGGATCTTCATTAGAACAGTCCGCTCTGGTTGAAGCGTTTGGCCAGGGCGTTGGTGCCGAAGATCAGCACGATCCCCACGAGGGATTTGAAGAGCCCGACGGCGGTGGAGTAGCTGTAGGCGCCCTGGGTGATGCCCACGAAGTACACGTAGGTGTCGAAGACGTCGGCCACTGACCTGTTCAGGGCGTTGGTCATCAGGTAGATCTGCTCGAAGCCTGTGTTCAGCATCTGCCCGATGGCCAGGATCAGCATCACGATGATGGTGGAACGGATCCCCGGCAGGGTGATGTGCCAGACCCGGCGGAACCGGCCGGCGCCGTCAATGATCGCCGCCTCGTACTGGTCCTGGTCCACGGTGGCCAGCGCGGCAAGGAAGATGATGGTGCCCCAGCCGGTGTTTTTCCAGATTTCCTGCAGCACGATCAGCGGCCGGAACCAGTTCGGATCGGACAGGAAATCGATGTTGGTCCCCATCACCGAGTTCAGGAACAGGAACAGCGGGCCGAAGTCCAGGGCGAACAGCAGGAAGCTCAGGGACGCCACGATGGTCCAGGACAGGAAGTGCGGGATGTAGACCAGCGTCTGGACGGTGCGTTTGAGGATCGACAGCCGGACCTCGTTCAGCAGCAGCGCCAGGACGATGGTCAGTGGAAACGCGATGCCGAGGTTCAGGAACGCCAGGATCAGGGTATTGCCCAGCAGCCGGGGGAAGTCCGGGTTGGAAAAGAAGTCCTGGAAATGCTCGACCCCCACCCACTTGCTGCCGTTCACACCCAGGAACGGCACATAGTCCTTGAACGCGATGGACACCCCGTACATGGGCCCGTACCGGAAGACGGCGAAGTACACCACACCGGGCAACAGCAGCAGGTACAGCCACTTGTAATGCGCAAAGTGGACGGAGAACTTG from Pseudarthrobacter siccitolerans encodes:
- a CDS encoding ABC transporter permease, with amino-acid sequence MAAPVIDTQAGEREQTASAPRKRGKFSVHFAHYKWLYLLLLPGVVYFAVFRYGPMYGVSIAFKDYVPFLGVNGSKWVGVEHFQDFFSNPDFPRLLGNTLILAFLNLGIAFPLTIVLALLLNEVRLSILKRTVQTLVYIPHFLSWTIVASLSFLLFALDFGPLFLFLNSVMGTNIDFLSDPNWFRPLIVLQEIWKNTGWGTIIFLAALATVDQDQYEAAIIDGAGRFRRVWHITLPGIRSTIIVMLILAIGQMLNTGFEQIYLMTNALNRSVADVFDTYVYFVGITQGAYSYSTAVGLFKSLVGIVLIFGTNALAKRFNQSGLF